One genomic segment of Xyrauchen texanus isolate HMW12.3.18 chromosome 5, RBS_HiC_50CHRs, whole genome shotgun sequence includes these proteins:
- the LOC127644302 gene encoding G protein-regulated inducer of neurite outgrowth 3-like, with protein sequence MENVPNPKKTVTVQIMPQLANIDAQGNKELNANWDIEPKLSIIEDCSSAQKAKSGQEHMHMKSSVKDSKSHTKEGKNIVCHGSEDHRQSQNSHTNTKTSGHCARDTEVRINDYRCNSKSESLTVLSSKSPASSPSPTVKQNIDNEKNGNSTTMALENTPKAQSKTSEYSAVKETVYNQTASQASPPNHPKSTGASLENNLSSGTNNTNKDLSLLSESKDSSCTTSIAQASAISSTQLEQLQLGSSTNAPKTNSSRVTDEVCATAEVFQRAHNDKKPLSSIQTPQPHELKHSPVKEDNCSIDIMQKDSKPPGTSQETPSGHLLVSSSSNATDPENSIHSFQMEITVEEVQTQGAAPEEPKQVHCKLYREASTMTSAVEFSHQPSMQWHDVEVQAVATVCSQSTNTSPSLLPLHPHQRSDGQNPEETESLAVVFEVETKDRPSHVASEIQINTATVVSSSAILLKKPPQSDTVMVHVDANLQRESKLGTKPKEPGACQPNAQRGFSPLQPVYQINIETCSQNKHSKESRCSLQSQGSPAVSAAGPQTTASVQKTIKTSDHACQNQPEESSKPPPSKFTLSQSVFPSQAATSFVKPATDIQTATPPTSSSTPQSKKQKGASKLKPEKEEHNNEKAAKQTKNSVHDVVWDEQGMTWEIYGASVDHESLGFAIQSHLQCKIKEHEKKFVAQTSLRKSLSSSPGKKNKRRQVNINFRSMFKSVHRPKCCGRPSVLE encoded by the coding sequence ATGGAAAATGTTCCAAATCCCAAAAAGACAGTCACTGTCCAGATAATGCCACAGCTTGCCAATATAGATGCCCAGGGCAATAAGGAGTTAAATGCTAACTGGGACATTGAGCCAAAGTTAAGCATAATTGAGGATTGCTCTTCTGCCCAAAAAGCTAAATCAGGTCAGGAACATATGCATATGAAGTCCTCTGTCAAAGATTCCAAATCCCACACCAAGGAAGGAAAAAACATTGTGTGCCATGGCAGTGAAGATCACAGGCAATCTCAGAATAGTCACACAAACACGAAGACATCAGGTCACTGTGCCAGGGACACTGAAGTTCGAATCAATGATTACAGATGTAATTCAAAATCAGAATCATTAACTGTCCTTTCCTCTAAAAGCCCGGCATCCAGCCCATCACCTACAGTTAAACAGAACATTGACAACGAGAAAAATGGCAATAGCACAACAATGGCACTAGAAAATACTCCCAAAGCACAGAGCAAAACATCAGAATATAGTGCAGTAAAAGAGACAGTATACAATCAAACGGCAAGCCAGGCTAGTCCCCCAAACCACCCGAAATCTACTGGGGCTTCCCTTGAAAATAATTtatcatctggcaccaacaacacAAACAAGGACCTGTCACTTTTATCTGAATCAAAAGATTCGAGTTGCACCACCAGCATTGCTCAAGCATCAGCCATCAGCAGTACCCAGTTAGAGCAGCTCCAACTGGGATCATCTACCAATGCTCCAAAAACCAATTCTTCCAGAGTTACAGATGAGGTTTGTGCTACAGCAGAGGTATTTCAACGAGCACACAATGATAAGAAACCTTTGTCAAGTATTCAGACACCCCAACCTCATGAGCTAAAGCATTCGCCTGTAAAAGAGGACAATTGTAGCATTGATATCATGCAGAAGGATTCTAAACCACCAGGAACCTCTCAAGAGACTCCCTCAGGGCACCTACTGGTGTCTTCGAGTAGCAATGCCACAGATCCTGAAAACTCAATTCACTCGTTCCAAATGGAAATTACTGTTGAGGAAGTCCAAACACAGGGAGCTGCTCCTGAAGAGCCGAAGCAAGTCCATTGCAAACTCTACCGTGAGGCATCAACAATGACTTCTGCAGTTGAGTTCAGCCACCAACCAAGCATGCAATGGCATGATGTAGAAGTGCAGGCAGTGGCTACAGTTTGCAGTCAGTCTACAAACACTAGCCCTAGTCTTCTGCCTCTACATCCCCATCAGAGATCAGATGGTCAAAATCCTGAGGAGACTGAAAGCTTAGCAGTGGTCTTTGAGGTGGAGACCAAAGACCGGCCCTCTCATGTTGCCTCAGAGATTCAAATAAACACAGCAACAGTTGTTTCATCCAGTGCAATCCTTCTCAAGAAGCCCCCACAATCGGACACAGTGATGGTGCATGTAGATGCTAATCTTCAGAGGGAGTCAAAGCTTGGGACCAAGCCAAAAGAGCCTGGGGCTTGTCAGCCAAATGCCCAAAGAGGATTTTCACCTCTTCAACCAGTTTATCAAATCAATATAGAGACCTGCAGCCAAAACAAACATTCAAAAGAGTCTAGATGCAGCCTTCAGAGCCAAGGCTCACCTGCGGTCTCAGCAGCTGGTCCTCAAACTACAGCCAGCGTGCAGAAAACCATCAAAACATCAGATCACGCATGCCAGAATCAACCAGAGGAATCGTCCAAGCCTCCCCCCTCTAAATTCACCCTCTCACAATCCGTGTTCCCTTCTCAGGCAGCTACTTCTTTTGTGAAACCTGCAACAGACATTCAAACGGCCACTCCTCCAACATCAAGCTCCACACCGCAAAGCAAGAAGCAGAAGGGAGCTTCCAAGCTGAAGCCGGAGAAAGAGGAACATAACAATGAGAAGGCAGCCAAGCAAACGAAGAATAGCGTGCATGATGTTGTGTGGGATGAGCAAGGTATGACCTGGGAGATATACGGAGCATCAGTAGATCATGAGTCACTGGGTTTTGCCATTCAAAGTCACTTGCAGTGCAAAATCAAAGAGCATGAGAAGAAGTTTGTGGCCCAAACGTCTCTCAGAAAGTCCTTGTCTTCATCTCCCGGTAAGAAGAACAAGCGGAGGCAGGTTAACATAAACTTCAGGTCCATGTTCAAAAGTGTCCATCGACCCAAATGTTGTGGGCGTCCATCAGTACTAGAGTGA